In a single window of the Phocoena phocoena chromosome 14, mPhoPho1.1, whole genome shotgun sequence genome:
- the FAM136A gene encoding protein FAM136A encodes MAELQQLRVQEAVDSMVKSLERENIRKMQGLMFRCSAGCCEDSQASMQQVHQCIERCHAPLAQAQALVTSELEKFQDRLARCTMHCNDKAKDSIDAGSKELQVKRQLESCVTTCVDDHMNLIPTMTKKMKESLSSIGK; translated from the exons ATGGCGGAGCTGCAGCAGCTCCGGGTGCAGGAGGCGGTGGACTCTATGGTGAAGAGTCTGGAGAGAGAGAACATCCGGAAGATGCAG GGCCTCATGTTCCGGTGCAGCGCCGGCTGTTGTGAGGACAGCCAGGCGTCCATGCAGCAAGTGCACCAGTGCATTGAGCGCTGCCATGCACCTCTGGCTCAAGCCCAGGCCCTGGTGACCAGCGAGTTGGAGAAGTTCCAG GACCGCCTGGCCCGGTGCACTATGCATTGCAACGACAAAGCCAAAGATTCAATTGATGCGGGGAGTAAAGAGCTTCAGGTGAAGCGGCAGCTGGAGAGTTGCGTGACCACGTGTGTGGATGACCACATGAACCTCATCCCAACCATGACCAAGAAGATGAAGGAGTCTCTCTCATCCATTGGGAAATAG